Proteins co-encoded in one Zerene cesonia ecotype Mississippi chromosome 3, Zerene_cesonia_1.1, whole genome shotgun sequence genomic window:
- the LOC119837541 gene encoding uncharacterized protein LOC119837541 → MKQVIIILLLLVFCVCLYDAKDLVVGTRINNLLISTEKVVYKGIPFIRRDKDYNYTDPKARVIKGIIARDLSRTDAEVTLVSGGVGDTHVTLHLRSERGEGLNYLILIFSQNK, encoded by the exons ATGAaacaagtaataattatattgttgttattagtgttttgtgtatgtttatacGACGCTAAGGACTTAGTGGTTGGTACGAGAATAAATAACTTGTTGATATCAACAGAAAAAGTTGTGTATAAAGGAATACCGTTTATAAGGAGGGATAAGGATTATAACTATACTGATCCCAAGGCGAGGGTTATTAAG GGTATCATAGCCCGTGACCTATCGCGGACCGATGCGGAGGTGACATTAGTATCTGGCGGGGTCGGCGACACCCACGTCACACTGCATCTGCGCAGCGAGAGGGGGGAGGGACTCAATTACCTAATACTCATCTTTAGTCAGAACAAatga